One genomic segment of Ricinus communis isolate WT05 ecotype wild-type chromosome 5, ASM1957865v1, whole genome shotgun sequence includes these proteins:
- the LOC8287434 gene encoding 2-C-methyl-D-erythritol 2,4-cyclodiphosphate synthase, chloroplastic: MATHLCTSYSPITTSKITNNNNNKVLSLPLKPRNAKGTTFPLSLRTSTRLSISAVAGNTAVQVDGPTTSSKGPKSLPFRVGHGFDLHRLEPGYPLIIGGINIPHERGCEAHSDGDVLLHCVVDAILGALGLPDIGQIFPDSDPKWKGAPSSVFIKEAVRLMHEAGYDIGNLDATLILQRPKLSPHKEAIRSNLCELLGADPSVINLKAKTHEKVDSLGENRSIAAHTVVLLMKK, translated from the exons ATGGCCACTCACCTGTGCACCTCTTATTCACCAATCACTACCAGTAAAATCaccaataacaataataacaaggTTCTTTCTCTTCCTTTGAAGCCTAGAAATGCTAAAGGTACTACCTTTCCGCTTTCTCTAAGAACAAGTACCAGACTTTCCATATCAGCTGTTGCTGGAAACACTGCTGTTCAAGTAGATGGACCCACAACTTCTAGTAAAGGACCAAAGTCTTTGCCTTTTAGAGTGGGTCATGGGTTTGATCTCCATAGGTTAGAGCCCGGCTACCCTTTGATTATTGGTGGAATTAATATCCCTCATGAAAGAGGCTGTGAAGCTCATTCTGATG GGGATGTGTTATTGCACTGTGTTGTGGATGCAATATTAGGTGCACTTGGGCTGCCAGATATTGGGCAGATATTCCCCGATTCTGATCCTAAGTGGAAGGGAGCACCGTCATCTGTTTTTATTAAAGAAGCT GTAAGACTCATGCATGAAGCAGGCTACGATATTGGAAACTTGGATGCCACCCTGATCCTCCAAAGACCAAAACTTAGCCCACACAAGGAGGCTATCAGATCTAATTTGTGTGAGCTGCTCGGAGCAGATCCTTCTGTTATAAATTTGAAAGCAAAAACTCACGAGAAGGTTGACAGCTTAGGTGAAAATAGAAGTATTGCCGCCCACACCGTGGTTCTCCTTATGAAGAAGTAA